One Ignavibacterium sp. DNA segment encodes these proteins:
- a CDS encoding DUF2231 domain-containing protein, with translation MKLLPDWAPNIHPMIIHFPIVLLILAVLLDLTGLLLSKSDWIRKSAFLLYILGTIAAVIAFITGNAASDSIEIPANAFSAINEHADWAETTLWFFSIYTIIRLSIGIFFKSLKKIFIIPIVLIGILGIYFLYQTGDHGAQMVFGYGVGTGNLIKQEKQKNDTTEKEHISDSTFTINGNGSWKLIADNGIIKVLSEKFKWIEGSLDGLSPMFDPAESVLMFHKVPESIFIYDNKLKGVQVTAKINIDDFTGELELIHHFVDKNNYDFLGLKDGEISLSRKSNGEIKIFEKEKFTNKDWLEIKVVSEGTHFRGYINNKMVVHGHGTEPESGGVGIRINGNGIFYLSLVEVQSLQ, from the coding sequence ATGAAATTACTACCTGATTGGGCACCGAATATTCATCCGATGATTATTCATTTTCCGATTGTGCTTTTAATCCTTGCAGTATTGCTAGATCTTACCGGATTGCTATTGTCAAAATCCGATTGGATTAGAAAGTCAGCATTTCTGCTTTATATTTTAGGAACAATAGCGGCAGTAATTGCGTTTATTACAGGCAATGCCGCTTCCGATAGTATTGAAATTCCCGCTAATGCATTCTCAGCAATAAATGAACACGCCGATTGGGCTGAAACTACATTATGGTTTTTTAGCATTTACACAATTATAAGATTGTCAATCGGAATCTTTTTTAAATCTTTGAAAAAGATTTTCATTATACCAATTGTTCTTATCGGTATTTTAGGTATTTATTTCTTATATCAAACAGGCGATCACGGCGCACAGATGGTATTCGGATATGGTGTAGGGACTGGAAACCTTATCAAACAAGAAAAACAAAAAAATGATACCACAGAAAAAGAACATATATCTGATTCAACCTTTACTATAAATGGAAATGGTTCCTGGAAACTAATTGCGGATAATGGAATAATTAAAGTACTATCAGAAAAATTCAAATGGATAGAAGGTTCATTGGATGGACTCAGTCCAATGTTTGATCCTGCTGAATCTGTTTTAATGTTTCATAAGGTACCTGAATCAATTTTCATTTATGATAATAAATTAAAAGGTGTTCAGGTTACAGCGAAAATTAATATTGATGATTTTACTGGTGAGTTAGAATTGATTCATCACTTTGTGGATAAAAACAATTATGATTTTCTCGGTCTAAAAGATGGAGAAATTTCTCTATCGAGGAAAAGCAATGGCGAAATTAAAATCTTTGAAAAAGAGAAATTCACTAATAAAGACTGGCTTGAAATAAAAGTTGTAAGCGAAGGAACTCATTTCAGAGGTTATATTAACAATAAAATGGTAGTTCACGGGCATGGAACCGAACCTGAATCAGGGGGTGTTGGAATCCGGATTAATGGAAATGGTATTTTTTATCTAAGCTTAGTAGAAGTTCAATCTTTACAATAA
- a CDS encoding tetratricopeptide repeat protein, giving the protein MKRILILVEVLLSFIFIKAQDSSESAAEKEFNQSYDKGVKYFFEGNIPKAEDYFQLALNNKPDDINTLKYLAEISIAKQNIQMIQYYYERVLELDSNDEDALISLGVINLNDGNFDKAESLLAKAVNIQPDNEQALYNLSVLYGTIGEFPKAVNTLKKLIAINPYNSENYQTLGLFYLSQNLYTDAEKYFFEALRLDNNLIEARKGLVIIYQNQNRLKKSLEYLNGLEAISPDLQHLNILKASQQYLEGKIKTAIKYALLEIKNYPQEADAYYMLSDLYKIIGDESESRLYLVKAKQLNENNSKIMVYSLLNIK; this is encoded by the coding sequence ATGAAAAGAATTTTAATACTCGTTGAAGTGCTTTTATCTTTTATTTTTATAAAAGCACAAGACAGTTCAGAGTCAGCAGCCGAAAAAGAATTCAACCAATCTTATGATAAAGGAGTTAAATATTTTTTTGAAGGAAATATTCCTAAAGCAGAAGATTACTTTCAATTAGCACTAAATAATAAGCCGGATGATATAAATACATTAAAGTATCTTGCTGAAATTTCTATAGCAAAACAAAATATACAAATGATTCAATACTACTATGAAAGAGTATTGGAATTGGATTCAAATGATGAAGACGCACTAATAAGTCTTGGCGTTATAAATCTTAATGACGGGAATTTTGATAAAGCAGAAAGTCTTCTTGCGAAAGCGGTAAATATACAACCTGATAATGAGCAAGCACTTTACAATTTGAGTGTTTTATACGGAACAATTGGTGAGTTTCCAAAAGCTGTAAACACTCTGAAAAAATTAATCGCTATCAATCCTTACAACAGTGAAAATTACCAAACTCTCGGATTATTTTATTTATCTCAAAATCTATACACCGATGCTGAAAAATATTTTTTTGAAGCGTTGAGATTAGATAATAATCTAATCGAAGCAAGAAAAGGATTAGTTATTATTTATCAGAATCAGAACAGACTTAAAAAATCGTTAGAATATTTGAATGGATTAGAAGCAATCTCACCAGACTTACAGCATTTAAATATTTTGAAGGCAAGCCAGCAATATCTGGAAGGTAAAATAAAAACGGCTATTAAATATGCACTTCTTGAAATTAAAAACTATCCACAGGAAGCGGATGCATATTATATGTTAAGCGATTTATATAAAATTATTGGTGATGAATCAGAGTCACGACTATATCTTGTAAAAGCGAAACAACTAAATGAGAATAATTCTAAAATAATGGTTTATTCTCTTCTTAATATAAAATAA
- a CDS encoding YHS domain-containing protein — protein sequence MLKISKKDFLVRDPVCGIHIDPEYAADLDFYKGKILYFCSYPCKEKFEADPEKYFAAIHAKVNKNEQSNE from the coding sequence ATGCTAAAAATAAGTAAGAAAGATTTCCTTGTTCGTGACCCGGTTTGCGGAATTCATATAGACCCGGAATACGCTGCTGATTTAGATTTCTACAAGGGCAAAATATTATACTTTTGCTCATATCCTTGCAAAGAAAAATTTGAAGCTGATCCCGAAAAATATTTTGCAGCAATACACGCTAAGGTTAATAAGAATGAACAATCAAACGAATAA
- a CDS encoding ABC transporter ATP-binding protein, translating into MSLIQINNLTKEYKSGNEKVTAVNNISLEIKQGEFISLMGESGSGKSTLLTMIGGLNKPTNGNIIIDEIDIYNLSPNSLADFRREYIGIVFQSFQLIPYLTVIENVQLPLATNGHSKKLQAELASSILNKVHLESKRKRLINELSGGEQQRVAIARALINDPLILLTDEPTGNLDSKTSEDIMNIFLHLNQAGKSIIMVTHNADFKKYSSRNINLSDGKLVC; encoded by the coding sequence ATGAGCTTAATACAAATAAATAATCTTACAAAAGAATACAAAAGCGGTAACGAAAAAGTTACGGCTGTAAACAATATTTCATTAGAAATAAAACAAGGTGAATTCATTTCTTTAATGGGTGAATCCGGTTCCGGCAAAAGCACTTTGCTTACAATGATTGGCGGACTAAATAAACCTACTAACGGCAATATTATTATTGATGAAATTGATATTTACAATCTTTCTCCAAATAGTCTTGCCGATTTTAGAAGAGAGTATATCGGGATTGTGTTCCAATCTTTTCAGCTAATACCATATTTAACAGTTATAGAAAATGTTCAGCTTCCTCTTGCAACAAACGGTCACTCCAAAAAACTGCAAGCTGAACTTGCATCATCAATTTTAAACAAAGTTCACCTTGAGAGTAAAAGAAAGAGGTTGATTAATGAATTAAGCGGTGGTGAACAGCAAAGAGTAGCAATCGCACGTGCACTTATCAATGATCCGCTTATACTTTTAACAGATGAACCAACCGGCAATCTTGACAGCAAAACCAGTGAAGATATTATGAACATTTTTTTACACCTAAATCAAGCTGGTAAGAGCATAATTATGGTTACTCATAATGCAGATTTTAAAAAATACTCATCCAGAAATATTAATCTATCTGATGGAAAATTGGTATGCTAA
- a CDS encoding ABC transporter permease, translated as MKLYNISLQSLRRRKSRTAFLVIGLLLAVASFVTLYVVSENVNKSVAENLDEFGANMLITPQSDGLNLNYGGISITGLTFENNNLNQEDIEKIKTIKNKDNLSVIAPKLFNSVKIITLNGTNEKNMVAAGINFKDEIRLKKWWRIKGKYPSQENEILVGNEVSKLLGTKLNQKINLNGEEFLISGILEETGSQDDALIFLDLKKSQDLFNKKNELSLIEIAARCYDCPIEEIVRQTSGKLPRAKVTAIKQSIESKMTAIHRFEHFSLGISGVILIISLLIVFTNVNASVNERTKEIGIFMSVGFRRWHIIKIILLEVLIASFIAGVFGFFIGIAGAKIITPILSMDNSIKINFSYTLLFISAGLAVTAGLLASVLPALKAARLDPTVAFRSL; from the coding sequence ATGAAACTATATAACATTTCTCTGCAGAGTTTAAGAAGAAGGAAATCAAGAACGGCTTTCCTTGTAATTGGGTTGCTGCTGGCTGTTGCATCATTTGTAACACTGTATGTTGTTTCAGAAAATGTAAATAAAAGTGTTGCAGAAAATCTTGATGAATTCGGCGCTAATATGCTTATTACACCTCAAAGTGATGGTTTGAATCTTAACTATGGTGGTATATCCATAACAGGACTAACATTTGAAAACAACAATCTTAATCAGGAAGACATAGAAAAAATTAAAACAATAAAAAATAAAGATAACCTAAGCGTAATTGCACCGAAGCTTTTCAACTCTGTAAAGATTATAACTTTAAATGGAACCAATGAAAAAAATATGGTTGCTGCAGGTATCAATTTTAAAGATGAAATAAGATTGAAGAAATGGTGGAGAATAAAAGGCAAGTATCCTTCGCAGGAGAATGAAATTTTAGTTGGCAATGAAGTTTCAAAACTTTTAGGAACAAAATTAAATCAGAAAATAAATCTTAATGGAGAAGAATTTTTAATCTCTGGAATTTTAGAGGAAACGGGCTCGCAGGATGATGCTCTTATATTTCTTGACCTAAAAAAATCTCAAGATCTTTTTAATAAAAAGAATGAGTTAAGCTTAATTGAAATAGCTGCTCGCTGCTACGATTGCCCAATCGAAGAAATTGTAAGACAAACTTCCGGCAAATTACCTAGAGCCAAAGTAACCGCCATTAAGCAATCAATCGAATCCAAAATGACAGCGATACATCGCTTTGAACATTTTTCACTTGGTATCTCTGGGGTAATTCTTATTATCTCCCTTTTAATAGTTTTCACAAATGTTAATGCCTCAGTTAATGAAAGAACAAAAGAGATTGGAATTTTTATGTCGGTAGGGTTCAGAAGGTGGCACATTATTAAAATCATTTTACTTGAAGTTTTAATAGCAAGTTTTATTGCTGGTGTTTTTGGTTTCTTCATCGGTATTGCCGGGGCAAAAATTATTACTCCGATTTTAAGTATGGATAACAGCATAAAAATTAATTTCAGCTATACTTTATTATTCATATCAGCCGGACTGGCTGTAACTGCCGGGCTGCTTGCAAGTGTTCTCCCCGCACTTAAAGCAGCCAGGCTCGATCCTACTGTTGCATTCAGAAGTTTGTGA
- a CDS encoding Fe-S-containing protein, which produces MHEINYCPQCGEKINGKVIFCPSCGHKIYNKPSVAYNRDNSKREKVLNQRSGSNKKGFITAGVIVLFVSAIIFYINAKPSKEEAVINQQPKITNAVNYPFTRFDHFYSIAFEQNGKIILPLDVVKEKKFVKFDYQGTNSSIPLLAYLTEDGKVVTAISLCEPCDSKDFHIQGSNLICNSCGTTWDLNNLDAISGSCGKYPPDPVPSKVVGNEIQIDEYAVTSWTRRN; this is translated from the coding sequence ATGCATGAAATTAATTACTGTCCACAATGCGGTGAAAAAATAAACGGAAAGGTAATATTCTGCCCTTCCTGCGGTCATAAAATTTACAATAAACCGTCTGTAGCTTATAATAGAGATAATTCAAAGAGAGAAAAAGTTCTTAATCAAAGAAGCGGTAGTAATAAGAAAGGTTTTATAACGGCAGGAGTAATAGTTTTATTTGTTAGTGCAATAATTTTTTATATCAATGCAAAGCCCTCAAAGGAAGAAGCGGTAATCAACCAGCAGCCCAAAATTACAAATGCTGTAAACTATCCGTTTACCCGGTTCGATCATTTCTATTCAATTGCATTTGAACAGAATGGGAAAATTATCTTGCCTCTTGATGTTGTAAAAGAAAAGAAGTTTGTAAAGTTTGATTACCAGGGCACAAACTCCTCCATTCCGCTTCTGGCTTATCTTACAGAGGACGGTAAAGTAGTAACTGCAATAAGCTTATGCGAGCCTTGCGACTCAAAAGATTTTCACATTCAGGGAAGTAATTTAATTTGCAACTCCTGCGGTACTACCTGGGATTTAAATAATCTTGATGCAATAAGCGGTTCGTGTGGTAAATATCCACCAGACCCTGTTCCAAGTAAAGTTGTTGGAAATGAAATTCAGATAGATGAATACGCTGTAACAAGCTGGACCAGAAGGAATTAA
- a CDS encoding SHOCT domain-containing protein yields MFHDMSFMGMWWLWLIIIIAVVIILVYSNNSRGSMPNISSETPLDLLKKRYAKGEIDKQEFEEKKKDLLN; encoded by the coding sequence ATGTTTCACGATATGAGCTTTATGGGAATGTGGTGGTTATGGCTGATAATAATAATTGCTGTAGTAATCATTCTTGTTTATTCAAATAATTCGCGTGGCAGTATGCCAAATATATCCAGCGAAACACCGCTGGATCTGTTAAAGAAGCGTTATGCTAAAGGAGAAATTGATAAACAAGAGTTTGAAGAAAAGAAAAAAGATTTGTTAAACTAA
- a CDS encoding zinc ribbon domain-containing protein has product MICNSCGVNNKEENKFCINCGDELIVAENTSGNDCPNCGAENDEENKFCISCGHQLNKNAGQRKNFAEQSKAVTSTGKKGKSKKQLHRESKGSFKRKQARKFSGLKNLKLLWITVGVVLGSVILATSFDLIFRPQTKDIPVEIKSSNPVVEAKVFEIASKFVCSCGTCNEESLEVCTCGRAVEERQFIRDYLEQNQKSEDIVVAVANKYGWLKAEFASAFNVDASKVWNPNQLQISNNIIPPISPAPATSNNKATISDRYTIYSAFNCPCGQCRIDELKDCNCPHPNGAKEVKKFIDEKINENKYSVNDIIDFVDKKYGGKKI; this is encoded by the coding sequence ATGATTTGTAATAGCTGCGGCGTAAATAATAAAGAAGAAAATAAATTCTGTATAAATTGCGGTGATGAATTGATAGTGGCAGAAAATACTTCCGGGAATGACTGCCCCAATTGCGGAGCAGAAAACGATGAAGAAAATAAGTTTTGCATTTCCTGCGGTCATCAATTAAATAAAAATGCTGGACAAAGAAAAAACTTTGCTGAACAAAGCAAAGCTGTTACCAGCACGGGTAAAAAAGGGAAAAGCAAAAAGCAGTTGCACCGGGAATCGAAAGGCAGTTTTAAAAGAAAACAGGCAAGAAAATTTTCCGGCCTAAAAAATCTAAAATTATTGTGGATAACTGTGGGAGTTGTTTTAGGTTCAGTTATACTTGCAACCTCATTTGATTTGATATTTCGTCCTCAGACAAAAGATATTCCCGTTGAAATAAAAAGCAGTAATCCTGTTGTTGAAGCAAAAGTATTTGAGATAGCTTCAAAGTTCGTTTGTTCCTGTGGAACCTGTAATGAGGAATCGCTTGAAGTATGTACTTGTGGTCGTGCTGTGGAAGAAAGACAATTTATCCGTGATTACTTAGAACAAAATCAGAAATCAGAGGATATAGTTGTGGCAGTTGCAAATAAATATGGCTGGCTTAAGGCAGAGTTTGCATCTGCTTTTAATGTAGATGCTTCAAAGGTTTGGAATCCCAACCAATTGCAAATTTCCAATAATATAATTCCTCCTATTTCGCCAGCACCTGCAACGTCAAATAACAAAGCTACGATTTCAGACAGGTATACGATTTACTCTGCATTTAACTGTCCATGTGGTCAATGCAGAATTGACGAACTGAAGGATTGCAACTGCCCTCATCCGAATGGAGCTAAAGAAGTAAAGAAATTTATTGATGAAAAGATTAATGAAAATAAATATTCAGTGAATGATATAATTGACTTTGTAGATAAAAAATACGGCGGTAAAAAAATATAG
- a CDS encoding heavy metal-binding domain-containing protein, giving the protein MSKQLLITIALVSFFSAFMLAQEQTDKQEKKECAKGCCSGHESETMTIAHMEMDSTKSGHKHMDMKDHKNMKMDSSKTNKESWVREGEIDLKAIDKNKDGKVFQDMMDWNVISDEAGECPLCGMKLKEVTIEKAKENLVKHNFKVKE; this is encoded by the coding sequence ATGTCAAAACAACTCTTAATCACAATCGCACTTGTTTCTTTCTTTAGTGCATTCATGCTTGCACAGGAACAAACTGATAAACAAGAAAAGAAAGAGTGTGCAAAGGGATGCTGTTCAGGTCATGAATCAGAAACGATGACAATAGCACATATGGAAATGGACAGCACTAAATCAGGTCATAAACATATGGATATGAAAGATCATAAAAATATGAAGATGGATTCCAGCAAAACAAATAAAGAATCCTGGGTAAGAGAAGGTGAAATAGACCTTAAAGCAATTGATAAAAATAAAGATGGCAAAGTTTTTCAGGATATGATGGACTGGAATGTCATATCAGATGAAGCTGGTGAATGCCCGCTTTGCGGAATGAAACTAAAAGAGGTTACTATCGAAAAAGCAAAAGAAAATCTTGTTAAACATAATTTCAAAGTAAAAGAATAA
- a CDS encoding DUF1573 domain-containing protein: MKLSSLKIFLLIIIISASSSFVWAQFEPKAVIHPMSYDYGNIVQDSVVTTIFVITNEGNDILKIKDVKASCGCTAVVVGEHELKPGESTEIEVSFDSKGRTGKQNKTITVSTNDPDNSIIKLAITGNVIKKEKSSTLK; encoded by the coding sequence ATGAAACTCAGTTCACTAAAAATATTTTTGCTCATTATTATAATATCTGCCTCTTCAAGTTTTGTATGGGCGCAGTTCGAACCGAAGGCAGTGATTCATCCAATGAGTTATGATTATGGCAATATTGTTCAGGACTCGGTTGTAACAACAATATTTGTAATTACTAATGAAGGTAATGATATCCTTAAAATAAAGGATGTTAAAGCTTCTTGCGGATGCACCGCAGTAGTCGTTGGTGAGCACGAACTAAAACCCGGTGAGTCAACAGAAATTGAAGTATCATTTGATTCAAAAGGAAGAACAGGCAAGCAGAATAAAACTATTACCGTTAGTACAAATGATCCTGATAACAGCATAATAAAACTTGCTATTACAGGAAATGTGATTAAAAAGGAGAAATCCAGTACATTAAAATAA
- a CDS encoding P-II family nitrogen regulator, with protein MKEIKAYIRPDMADRVISSLELAGIKGMTIIDVSTIGGWVDPERSQMSIDYCEKYCSSVKIELVCSDEELEKFVTVILENAHTGRKGDGKIFVSDITDAISIRTKQHGAEAL; from the coding sequence ATGAAAGAAATAAAAGCATACATAAGACCGGATATGGCAGACAGGGTAATTTCTAGTCTTGAATTAGCGGGTATTAAGGGAATGACGATCATAGATGTTTCTACAATCGGAGGTTGGGTAGATCCCGAACGCTCACAAATGTCTATTGATTACTGCGAGAAATATTGCAGCAGTGTTAAGATAGAACTCGTTTGCTCAGATGAAGAGCTCGAAAAATTTGTAACTGTAATTTTAGAGAATGCTCATACAGGTAGAAAAGGAGACGGAAAAATTTTCGTTTCCGATATTACAGACGCTATAAGCATTAGAACCAAACAGCACGGTGCTGAAGCGCTTTGA
- a CDS encoding CusA/CzcA family heavy metal efflux RND transporter has protein sequence MVPGTGNKESIIAKLIEWSINNKVMVIILTTALIFAGIWAVANTPIDALPDLSDVQVIILTEYPGQGPRIVEDQVTYPLTTKMLSVPYAKDVRGYSMFGYSMVYIIFEDGTDIYWARSRVLEYLSGLKGALPDGVSPQIGPDATGLGWVYQYVLQSDKKDLQELRSIQDFFLKYELTSIPGVAEVASIGGYVKQYQVNVDPTKLASYNIPLQKVKMAIQRSNNDVGGRLMEMGEMEYMVRGLGYIKNEEDLKNISIGVSPNTGSPIYLRDVASIGIGPELRRGLAEWNGEGETVGGIIIIRFGENALAVIDKVKERLEELKKSLPPDVKILPAYDRSTLINSAIDNLKMTLTEETIIVALIIIAFLLHFRSSFVAIFTLPTAVLVSFLIMKLQGINANIMSLGGIAIAIGAMVDASIILVENAASHMSEDQDKPKEKQRPHWNIIMESAKEVGPSIFYSLLVITVSFLPVFTLEQQEGRLFKPLAFTKTYAMGAAAILAVTIVPVLLGYFVRGKMRKEEDNPITRFLVKLYHPVVDFVMKRRYWVMGTALAVILVTIIPFTKIGSEFMPPLYEGDLLYMPTTLPGVSITKAREILQQTDKIIASFPEVETVFGKIGRAETATDPAPLTMIETTIQLKPKDQWREGMTPEKLIEELNNAVQISGLTNAWTMPIKTRIDMLSTGIKTPVGIKIAGPDLNILQDLGKQVEEVIKTVPGTRSAYAERSVGGNYVDFNIDREAIARYGLNIQDVQDVFMSAVGGMNITKTVEGIERYPVNLRYQRDYRENIESLKRVLVPIPGGGNIPLEELGNIEVVKGPPMIKSENARPNTWVFVDLTVSDIGSFIEDAKSAIDKHITLPPGYSIKWSGQYEYMERASAHLSLVIPLTLLIVIVLLYMNTKSMLKTGIVLLALPFSLVGAIWFLYLAGFNLSVAVWVGIIALLGVDAETGVVMLLYLDISYEKFKKNGLLKTMADLKESIFEGAVKRVRPKMMTVLTTMLGLLPILIGVGVGSDTMKRIAAPMVGGILTSFIMELTVYPAIFYALKRREVRKMWKEQEQLNPAVN, from the coding sequence ATGGTACCTGGCACCGGAAATAAAGAAAGTATTATTGCCAAACTTATTGAATGGTCAATAAATAATAAAGTAATGGTTATAATATTAACTACAGCTTTAATATTCGCAGGAATATGGGCTGTGGCTAATACGCCTATAGATGCACTTCCCGATTTAAGCGATGTTCAAGTAATAATTTTAACCGAATACCCTGGACAGGGACCACGGATTGTTGAAGATCAGGTTACTTATCCCCTTACCACTAAAATGCTTTCTGTTCCCTATGCAAAGGATGTTAGAGGTTACTCAATGTTCGGTTATTCGATGGTGTATATAATTTTTGAGGATGGAACGGATATATACTGGGCCCGAAGCCGTGTACTTGAGTACCTGAGCGGCTTGAAAGGTGCGCTTCCAGATGGCGTTAGTCCGCAGATTGGTCCCGATGCTACCGGATTGGGATGGGTTTATCAATATGTGCTTCAATCCGATAAAAAAGATTTACAGGAGCTGCGTTCAATTCAAGATTTCTTTTTGAAATATGAACTTACTTCTATACCGGGAGTTGCAGAAGTAGCAAGTATTGGCGGTTATGTTAAGCAATACCAGGTTAATGTAGATCCTACAAAATTAGCTTCTTACAATATTCCGCTGCAAAAAGTAAAAATGGCAATTCAGCGAAGCAACAATGATGTTGGCGGTCGTTTGATGGAAATGGGCGAAATGGAATATATGGTGAGAGGATTAGGATATATAAAGAATGAAGAAGATCTAAAAAATATTTCGATAGGTGTTTCCCCGAATACCGGCTCTCCAATATATCTAAGAGATGTAGCAAGTATAGGCATAGGTCCAGAGTTAAGGAGAGGACTTGCTGAATGGAATGGAGAGGGAGAAACGGTTGGAGGCATTATAATTATAAGATTCGGTGAAAATGCTCTTGCAGTTATTGATAAAGTAAAAGAGCGACTTGAAGAATTAAAAAAATCTTTGCCGCCTGATGTTAAAATTCTTCCGGCTTACGACCGGTCAACATTAATTAATAGCGCAATAGATAATTTAAAAATGACGCTTACCGAAGAAACGATAATTGTTGCACTTATTATCATTGCTTTTTTACTTCATTTTAGAAGCTCCTTTGTTGCAATATTTACGCTTCCTACAGCAGTTTTAGTTTCATTCTTAATCATGAAGCTGCAGGGAATAAACGCGAATATTATGTCACTTGGCGGAATTGCCATTGCGATCGGGGCAATGGTAGATGCCTCAATTATTCTTGTTGAAAATGCTGCGTCGCATATGTCTGAAGACCAGGACAAGCCGAAAGAAAAGCAAAGGCCTCATTGGAATATAATTATGGAGTCGGCAAAGGAAGTAGGTCCATCAATATTTTATTCACTGCTTGTTATAACCGTTTCTTTTCTTCCCGTGTTTACACTTGAGCAGCAGGAAGGAAGACTATTTAAACCGTTAGCCTTTACAAAAACTTATGCAATGGGTGCCGCTGCAATATTAGCCGTTACAATTGTGCCGGTTTTACTCGGATATTTTGTACGTGGTAAAATGAGAAAAGAAGAAGACAATCCTATTACAAGGTTTTTGGTAAAACTGTATCATCCTGTTGTTGACTTTGTAATGAAAAGAAGATATTGGGTTATGGGGACTGCACTTGCTGTTATTCTTGTCACAATAATTCCTTTTACAAAGATCGGATCAGAGTTTATGCCGCCGTTGTATGAAGGCGATCTTCTCTATATGCCTACAACTTTACCCGGAGTATCAATTACAAAAGCCAGAGAAATATTACAGCAGACTGATAAGATCATTGCATCTTTTCCCGAAGTAGAAACGGTATTCGGAAAAATTGGACGTGCTGAAACAGCTACTGATCCGGCTCCACTTACAATGATTGAAACCACTATTCAACTAAAACCGAAGGACCAATGGCGTGAAGGAATGACGCCCGAAAAATTAATTGAAGAATTAAATAATGCTGTTCAAATTTCCGGTTTAACAAATGCCTGGACAATGCCGATTAAAACCAGAATTGATATGCTCTCTACAGGAATTAAAACTCCTGTAGGAATTAAAATAGCAGGACCGGATTTAAATATTCTGCAAGATCTTGGTAAACAAGTTGAAGAAGTTATTAAAACAGTTCCCGGCACGCGCTCTGCTTATGCAGAAAGATCCGTAGGTGGTAATTATGTTGACTTTAACATTGATAGAGAAGCAATTGCAAGATACGGATTGAATATTCAGGATGTTCAGGATGTGTTTATGTCCGCTGTCGGCGGCATGAATATAACAAAAACGGTTGAAGGGATTGAAAGGTACCCGGTAAACCTCCGGTATCAGAGAGACTATAGAGAAAATATAGAATCTTTAAAAAGAGTATTGGTCCCGATTCCCGGCGGCGGGAATATTCCATTAGAAGAACTCGGCAACATTGAAGTAGTTAAAGGTCCTCCTATGATCAAATCTGAAAATGCAAGACCTAACACCTGGGTGTTCGTGGATCTTACTGTGTCTGATATTGGTTCATTTATAGAAGATGCAAAAAGTGCAATAGACAAACATATTACACTTCCCCCCGGCTATTCAATTAAATGGAGCGGCCAGTATGAATATATGGAAAGAGCTTCTGCTCATCTTTCGTTAGTTATTCCTCTAACTCTCTTAATAGTAATTGTGCTTCTTTATATGAACACAAAATCGATGTTGAAAACAGGTATTGTTCTGCTTGCACTTCCTTTTTCTCTGGTGGGCGCTATTTGGTTCCTTTACCTTGCAGGATTCAACCTTAGTGTTGCTGTTTGGGTTGGTATAATAGCTTTGCTAGGCGTTGATGCAGAAACCGGTGTAGTAATGCTTTTATATCTCGATATATCTTACGAAAAATTTAAGAAGAATGGATTGTTAAAAACTATGGCAGACCTGAAAGAATCAATTTTCGAAGGCGCTGTTAAGAGAGTCCGCCCTAAAATGATGACTGTATTAACTACTATGCTGGGTCTGCTTCCGATCCTAATAGGTGTTGGTGTTGGTTCTGATACAATGAAAAGAATTGCTGCACCAATGGTAGGTGGAATTCTTACAAGTTTTATAATGGAGCTTACTGTTTACCCGGCAATATTCTATGCATTAAAAAGACGTGAAGTCAGAAAAATGTGGAAAGAACAAGAACAATTAAATCCTGCAGTTAATTAA